From Saccharibacillus brassicae:
TTGTTGTTCGTCGCCACGACGTACATCGTCACCTTCTGCTTGGTATAGTTCGCATGGTGGATCATGAAGCGAACTTTGCCCGACAGCGTGTCTTCGTACATTTTTCCTGTTCCGAATACAGATTCCGGGCTGTTGCTGCGGTACAGCGTCACGTCTTCCGACGTGTTGAAGCGCTCGACTTTGCGCATCGACGGAACGCTGCCGCCGTCAAACAGGAACTTGCTGCCGACCGGAACGAACAGGGCGTTGTACTCGTCCTGGCTGTACAAAATTTCGTCCGTGATCGTGATCGTTTTGGAGATCGTGTTCGTCGCGCCGTCTGCGTCCGTTACCGTCAGCGTGATGCTTTGCGGTCCCGGAGTGAAATAAGCGCCTTTTTGGTTTTCCCACACGCGGCTGTTCGCTTCCGGCAGGTTGCCGTCGGGATCGTAGCTCTGGTCGCTGTAAGTGACCGGCTCGCCCATACGGTACGTATCCTTGTCGGTCGTGAACTGCGCGACCGGCGGCACGTTCGGCGCTTCGACCGTCACCGTCTGGGTATACGGATCGCTCCATTGTCCGGCGGAATCCTGAACGGAGTACGTGATCGTGTAGACGCCCGGATCGGTAAACACGTCCTGGCGGCCTTCCCAACGCTCGTCCACGATCTGGTATCCGCTAGGCGATTCGGATTTGGTGTTGTACGTGACCGTCGTCTGGCCCGCGATGATCTTTTGCGGTTCGACCGTGAACGAAGCCGTCGGTTTCGAAGAAATCGTCAGCGTGATCGTTTTGGTCTTGTAATCGATTTTGTACGGAATGCCGAGCGCCTGCGTGATCGACGTCAGCGGCACCATGAACGTGTTTTTTTGCTGGAACGAAGTGCCTTTCATTTTGGTCGGCACGCCGTTGACCGTATACACGTCTTTGTCGAGCTTGAAGCGCAGCTCGTCGGCGCCTTTGGTGATGACCGTTTCTTTCGTTTTCGCATCGTATGTAACTTTCAGTCCTACACGATTAACGAACGAGCGAACCGCGATGTACGAGACGCCGTTTTTGGCGACCATCGGCTGTGCAGCCGTATACATTTCGCCGTTCTGGTACATTTTGTCGCCGTTGATGGTCAGAATGAGCTTGTCCGTTCCGAGCGTAATGGCCGGATCGATCGCCGGAATCTCCGGTACGGTCGGCACGGTCGGTTTGGTCGGAAGCGGCTTGGTTGGGGGCGGCGTCGCGCTCGGCGTGGCCGGCGGAATCGAAGACGGCGTAAGCGTCGGATCGGTCTGCCCTTCCACGGTGCCGTTCTCGTCGGTCGGCGGCTGGTCCGTCGGCGGCGTGAGCGTCGGATCGGTCTGGCCTTCGACCGCTGCCGGGAC
This genomic window contains:
- a CDS encoding stalk domain-containing protein, with the protein product MNLKKITIIALLVVVQTAAMLPAASAQSASQGETPIVVQGQTAQPEQSAQEFTKKLAAPTQNPAGQTDSQAANPINSVPAPNAQPAQNEPAVPAAVEGQTDPTLTPPTDQPPTDENGTVEGQTDPTLTPSSIPPATPSATPPPTKPLPTKPTVPTVPEIPAIDPAITLGTDKLILTINGDKMYQNGEMYTAAQPMVAKNGVSYIAVRSFVNRVGLKVTYDAKTKETVITKGADELRFKLDKDVYTVNGVPTKMKGTSFQQKNTFMVPLTSITQALGIPYKIDYKTKTITLTISSKPTASFTVEPQKIIAGQTTVTYNTKSESPSGYQIVDERWEGRQDVFTDPGVYTITYSVQDSAGQWSDPYTQTVTVEAPNVPPVAQFTTDKDTYRMGEPVTYSDQSYDPDGNLPEANSRVWENQKGAYFTPGPQSITLTVTDADGATNTISKTITITDEILYSQDEYNALFVPVGSKFLFDGGSVPSMRKVERFNTSEDVTLYRSNSPESVFGTGKMYEDTLSGKVRFMIHHANYTKQKVTMYVVATNNNPTPTTITTLDSGFGGPSPFATAAGKVSVQRYHESVAAGNKRSSVTLQPGESKIVLTELNAIPMADKTVISLIADVESTQPITYSTLMIDPKLDPYEAAKTLTTAPRDGVHNRGTYPLATKIVDVYEPVGGTTPSKLIIGDNNDDPNLTGTDAPNNTPESNAGNFGVLYKIHLDKVAPNTLITFNGRGGKYAGWITVNGQLVELSAQSLGLVGSALNTSSETGVVYRTGASTESLDLEFTPAPGSNLAVNLIFSPLPALKQ